From Prevotella sp. oral taxon 299 str. F0039:
CAAAATTATAATTGTTTTTGGTAGCCCAGTTGCGCACTTTGTTTTCCATTTCGAGCCAAACCCCTGAGTTGAAATCATGTTTTTGAGGTTGCATGTTGGTCATATAGAAAGTTTGATATTGTGCCTCTTTATTGTTAAGTCTATCTGCAGAAGGGCAAATATGTCCGTGATCAAATCCAGAACCTCTATAAGGATCGGGTGTAATAGTGAAATATGAGGGCAGGGAAGGGTCGTAAGGATATTGCTTTGTATAGTTGCTTGGGTAATAACGATTTACTCTTCTTATTAAATTTGAACGGTACATTTGATAACAACTCCATCTTTGTGTTTTCTTGTTTGTGTCCCATTCCACGCAATAATTCACCTCTCCATTACTCGTTTTGTATATAAGTATCTTATTGTTTGTTGTATTTTTTATCTTTGGAAATTCTAAACGAGCATAGTCTTTCGATATTGTTGTTGGATTATTGTTGCTTTCTCCTTGCGTGTTTTTGCCCGAATTATCTACAACATCGTCCTTGCTACATGAGTGCAAAGCACCTAAAAGAAGTAGAAATGCACCTGTTTTAAATAATATTTTCTTCATTATATACAAATGTTTTCTATGTATCTAAATCCTGTTCAATCTCTTTTATATAACGAAAGTCCTTTACTTTTATTATTTTCAGGAAAGCTTAGAAAGCGAAATATTTATGTTTTAGAATGGCATACTCATTGCTTCTGTAATGTAATATTAATGCTTCTAGCGAGTGATGGCATTACTTTTATCCAATAAACTCAATGCGTTTTGTTCTAATCCTGATCCTTTTTACTTAAAATATTATTGCTTGTAAGTATAAAAAGAATAGTATTGAAACTTGGAATCCTTTATAGAAAAGGGCTTATTGTTGTATTCTGATTACCTAAAACCGCTATAAGTGTGGTTTTATTTCAAAAAAAATAGCATGGAAAAGTGTATATGCAACTACACTATCTCCATGCTAAAAAGTCGTTAAATATATTCTGTAAAAGATATATTATTTGTTAATCTTACCGTAACGGTTCATGAATCTATCAACACGACCAGCTGTATCGACAAGCTTGCTCTTTCCTGTATAGAAAGGATGTGATGTACTTGAGATTTCAATCTTAACCACTGGATAAGTCTCACCTTCAAATTCTACTGTTTCATTTGCTTTACATGTAGACTTTGTAAGGAACATATCGCCGTTGGACATATCCTTAAATACGACGGGACGATAGTTGTCTGGATGAATACCTTTTTTCATTTTACTTTATTGTTATTTATAAATTATACTCTATAATGAGTGTGCAAATTTACTAATCTTTTTGCAATTAGCCAAATAAAATGCACTTTTTATTGAGCGTAAGTAATTGTAATTGTTTGAAGTCTCAATTGAACTCCGCCCTTAGTTGCACCTACGAGAGTGTTAGTATAAGTTGCGTTATTACCTGTAAAAGAAACTGTTGCAGTTGAATTACCTGTGTAATTAGTTCCTTGATAAACGTCACAAGTAATCACAATCTTAGCAATTGCTTTCTTACCTTTAATTGTAAAGCTGTTGTTTGCATAAACTCTAATACCCTTTGACTTTGCAAAGAACTTAGGAACATTTGTTTGTCCGTTTGCAGAGAAAGATAAAACAGAACCATCGCTCAATGCAATATTGCTCAAATCGCTTGCGTCTGTAATACCAATTGCATTCAAATCAACAGTCAAGGTTTCTGTACCTGCTGTTGCAGTTGTGTTGTTTAATGTAAGGGTATTACCATTAATTACCACAGCTTCACCTGCTTGTGCAGGAGGATTTGGTGTTGGATTGCTATCATGTTGTTTCTTTCCGTTGATAGAATACAAGTAACTCTTGTTTGGAACGGTCTCAGGTGTGTTACCTCTGTAGTTTACAAACTGACCACGGATAACCACTTCATCACCCACTTTAATAGCATTTGCACCAGTAAACTTCTTGTTGTCAAGGTCTAAGCTTCTGTAAATGTAAAGTTGTCCTGTTGCTGTTCCATCGTCAGAGATATAATATGTAGCATTACCAAAGCCACTTGTTTGAAGTTCTTTGATAGAAACAATCTTACCTTTAACGAACATTTCTGCTGTAGCAGAGTCAGCTTTTAAAGATGTAAGATGTGCAACCATTGTAGCAACGTTATATGGAGACGCCTCAGTTCCTTCACCAACCTTAGTTGTTGGAGTTGTAGGAGTAGTGCCATGTTGCTTATTTCCGTTGATAGAATATAAGTAACTCTTGTTTGGAACGGTTTCAGGTGTGTTACCTCTGTAGTTTACAAACTGACCACGGATAACCACTTCATCACCTACTTTAATAGCATTTGCATCAGTAAACTTCTTGTTGTCAAGGTCTAAGCTTCTGTAAATGTAAAGTTGTCCTGTTGTAGTTCCATCGTCAGAAATATAATATGTAGCATTGCCAAAGCTGTTTGTTTGAAGCTCTTTGATAGCAACCACCTTACCTTTAACGAATGTCTCAGCTGTAGCAGAGTCTGCTTTCAAGCTCTTTAAGTGTGCATTTAATGCTGCAACGTTGTATGGATCAGCTTCTGTTCCAGAGCCATTTGCTTGAGAAGGAGTAACTTCTTGCTTTTTATTATTAGGATTATCATAAGGAGAAGGTACATCCTCACAGCTTGTTAGTGTGCTTGCTGTAACAGCAAAAGCCATCATTAAATAAAAAAACTTTTTCATTTTGTTTTGTATTATATTTCTTATTGAATTGTTTGAACATCACTCTTTTGGCGAATAAGGATTTGCCACGTGTTGCGGAAGCGTGTGAAGATTCCTGTAATGTTTACTTGTCCTGTAGGAAGAGGCAATGCAGCGAAATCTGCATAAGTACTTGTTCTCACTACAAGTTGATTAGAATTGATGCCTGTAAGTGTTCTGTTTACGCTGTTAGCAGCATCTTTTTCAGACTCAGTAGCAAACACTTTCTTTCCGTCTGCGCCTTCAAAGCTCACATTTTTAATTGTCATTAGCTTACCGCAGTTGCTTTCAAGGTAGCTAGCATCATTGATTTTTGTAAGATCGAACTCTTCTGCTGTAACGCTATTAGCATCTGCTTTGCCAATAAGTTTAAAGTGATCGTTCCATAAGAAGCGATTCATTCTACTTACATAGGTTGC
This genomic window contains:
- a CDS encoding DNA/RNA non-specific endonuclease, coding for MKKILFKTGAFLLLLGALHSCSKDDVVDNSGKNTQGESNNNPTTISKDYARLEFPKIKNTTNNKILIYKTSNGEVNYCVEWDTNKKTQRWSCYQMYRSNLIRRVNRYYPSNYTKQYPYDPSLPSYFTITPDPYRGSGFDHGHICPSADRLNNKEAQYQTFYMTNMQPQKHDFNSGVWLEMENKVRNWATKNNYNFADTLYVCKGGTIDNSAQYTTTGKGMIVPTYFFMAILRVKNGVYNAVGFWVKHENNKDNRLAKYAVSIKELEEKTGIDFFCNLPDNIERTIEAVSVNNNLWDLK
- a CDS encoding type B 50S ribosomal protein L31, with protein sequence MKKGIHPDNYRPVVFKDMSNGDMFLTKSTCKANETVEFEGETYPVVKIEISSTSHPFYTGKSKLVDTAGRVDRFMNRYGKINK